The following coding sequences lie in one Capsicum annuum cultivar UCD-10X-F1 chromosome 5, UCD10Xv1.1, whole genome shotgun sequence genomic window:
- the LOC107871126 gene encoding protein trichome birefringence-like 33 — protein sequence MKPPSSSSHFFSSLLRNNHLSYFLLILLPFIILVIILYSEEFNCIFGQLDPRISSQQQNSISRNIKKNKKLPFAIGERKEGCDVFNGRWVWDEQRPLYEESECPYIQPQLTCQEHGRPDKDYQHWRWQPHGCSLPSFNATLMLETLRGKKMLFVGDSLNRGQYVSMVCLVHRLIPENAKFMKTDGNFDIFTIKDYNATIEFYWAPFLLESNSDDAVKHRIEERVVRKGSINIHGNYWKGADIIVFNTYLWWMRGPRFHILQGSFDDEEKDIVEVSTEEAYGMAMKSMLRWIKRNMDPKKTRVFFTSMSPTHQKSIEWGGESNKNCYNETKMIEDPNYWGSDSQKSIMQVIAKEFGKSKEPITFLNITQLSSYRKDAHTTIYKKQWTKLTQEQLANPFSYADCVHWCLPGLQDTWNELLFTKLFYP from the exons ATGAAACCACCTTcatcttcttctcattttttctctTCACTTCTCAGAAACAAtcatctttcttattttctcttaatATTATTACCTTTCATTATTCTTGTCATTATTCTGTATAGTGAAGAATTCAATTGCATTTTTGGTCAGCTTGATCCCAGAATTTCCAGCCAACAACAAAATTCTATCTCAAGAAATATCA AAAAGAACAAGAAGTTACCATTTGCCATAGGAGAGAGAAAGGAAGGATGTGATGTATTCAATGGGAGATGGGTTTGGGATGAGCAAAGGCCTTTATATGAAGAATCAGAATGTCCTTACATACAACCACAATTGACTTGTCAAGAACATGGCAGGCCAGACAAAGACTATCAACATTGGAGATGGCAACCTCATGGTTGCTCTCTTCcgag TTTCAATGCAACACTAATGCTGGAAACGCTTCGAGGGAAAAAGATGTTATTCGTGGGCGATTCCTTAAACAGAGGACAATATGTTTCTATGGTTTGTCTTGTCCATAGACTCATTCCTGAGaatgctaaattcatgaaaactGATGGTAATTTCGACATTTTCACGATTAAG GATTATAATGCAACAATTGAGTTTTATTGGGCACCATTTCTGCTGGAATCAAATTCTGATGATGCAGTAAAACATAGGATTGAAGAAAGAGTTGTTCGAAAAGGTTCAATAAACATACATGGGAATTATTGGAAAGGGGCTGATATAATTGTGTTCAACACTTACCTTTGGTGGATGAGGGGACCCCGTTTTCATATTTT GCAAGGGTCTTTTGATGATGAAGAGAAAGATATAGTGGAGGTATCCACAGAGGAGGCATATGGCATGGCAATGAAGAGTATGTTGAGATGGATTAAAAGGAATATGGATCCAAAGAAAACCAGAGTTTTCTTCACTAGCATGTCACCTACGCATCAAAA gagCATAGAATGGGGAGGTGAATCAAACAAGAATTGTTACAATGAAACAAAAATGATAGAGGATCCAAATTACTGGGGATCAGATAGTCAAAAAAGTATAATGCAAGTTATTGCAAAAGAATTTGGAAAATCAAAAGAGCCAATTACATTTCTCAACATTACACAACTATCAAGTTATAGAAAAGATGCACATACAACAATTTACAAGAAGCAATGGACTAAATTAACACAAGAGCAACTAGCAAATCCATTTAGCTATGCTGATTGTGTTCATTGGTGTTTGCCTGGCCTTCAAGATACTTGGAATGAACTTTTATTCACAAAGCTTTTTTATCCTTAG